Within the Erigeron canadensis isolate Cc75 chromosome 6, C_canadensis_v1, whole genome shotgun sequence genome, the region taaaagataaaagttaCATATTGGTTGACATGTCGTTGCAAtaggttttctatttcttttcattttaatacATATTCGTTTTCTTTATTCATGTGGGACCCAACGAAATTCATCACGACGATATATGTAGCCTCACAAAACAGaccttttactttttattcCGAAGACAAAAGTCACAACAAAAAGCAGATTTTTGATGGTTTACACTTCCTTCTGCACGCGCATTTATATATGTAGCCTCACAAAACAGACCATTCATCGCGACAATAATGTTGATTTATTTTATCGGGGTTACATTTCGTTTTGCAGGATTCCCTGTTGATCCTTATTGGTCAGAAgaccaagtttttctttttcggATTTATTCTTTAAAAATTATTCATAAGACCATGCATAGAGAGCGATTCTATTACGTACAGCTATAAGTTGTATATAAggaaaaattttatgaaaatttgatatagatttttctttaaatcatCATTGATGATCACCCGTAAACTAGATACAACGTACTGTATCTCAGTTCGTTAAAGAGAAAAAGGATGATGAGTTAAATGACTTGACGTGACAAAACTGCATCTATAGAAAAATCTTTTGCATGCTAGTAGTGATGACCAACAATAGTGTCTGTATGTTGATGAATGGTGTGTTTTGTGAGGCTACATAAATGCAGGCACCAACCTATAATTGtactcatatttttttattatcaatttCAACATTTTTCCGTTTGTCATATATACTAGTTGTGTTGTAATTGACCAAATGCATATATAGGTGAATTAATCGATCAACCGAATTGAACCACAAGTTACATCATCACAGATTATTTTTCTACTTAAACAGCATTTTCCTGATTACCAATTCAATGTCTGATCTGCTTTTCAAAACACTAATCAGTCCCAACAATGAGTCAATTTGATtcataaatatgaaatatcCCATGTACGATTCTCTACCTATGTTGAACGGGTCAAATGTAACCCAAATTATTTAGTGTAGACAACCTCATAAATAATTATTCaggttttgaaaattattacGGTAATAGAACTGTACTGTAACTATATTTGACTTTTGACACATTAACTTGTCGAGTtgtgggtcaacccaacccaagctgGATGTTCTAAGCCAAACTAATATGACAAACCAGAGTCCATTTCTGACCCATTTTCGAACAAGCTACACACTTGACCCGCCAATCTTGTCATCTCTTGAATCTGTGTGCAATTATACATGGCAGTCTGAAAATTTAATATTGTACCTGGTTGACGGTGCAGTAGAATAAGATCTACATCTATCCAATCATTCTGAATTGAACTAACTGGTTTCACAACTGGGGATGCACTCTCTGCTCTCGGTGGTTTCTTTGAAAACACCGAGGAGATAGATTGGCGTAATGGGTTTCTTTTGGTGGTGTTTTCCCGGAACTCTTGTCTTTGTAACCAAAGACAAAACTCAGCCTTCAAAATCGACCTTCAAGTGCACCAGCTGTAGGAGTATCATCCCCTTGGTGATGCTTCGTGAGCCTTATGAACTCGTCAGGGTTCAGTACCATCATCACCACTGTGTCATTAACCTACCACCAATGATAAAATTAATGAATGATAACAGTCACTCACAAATACATgaaattaagaaaattaataTACCTGACATATATCAAACCAAAATTTTCCTTGACAAGTACCAATATAATCTTTGCACTCGAGGAACAGCTTGTACAAAGATTCATTAGACGAAATTTTGGCTTCTGCAATTGCACATCCTGAACACAGCTGAAAATCAAACAACTTACCTCATTCAACACCTTATCTCTTATTTATACAATCATCATCAGTAAAATAAAGGTAAAACTTCAAAGAAACAGAAAGATAGCATGAGATCCTGTCATATAGAATCTGACTACTCAGTTACTAACCTCCCTTTACGcaataataatatgaattcCTCTGTTTCCTTGACAAGATCTTCTGTGAGCAAGGGCTCTTCCTGAAAAATGACACATCAATATATTCCCACTAAAACAAAAGCAGCTTGACCTCACcaaattaaattgaaaattCAAATAACTTAGAAAAATCCTGCATAACAGGGGCATACACAGGTCCACCATTTTCCAACAGTGTTAAATTTTCACATTGCTCGGCAGCTCTCCAGAGCTAACTTGAGCATACATAAGATCCGGAGTAGTTTCTTCATTTAAAGGTGACATGTCATCTTTGATATTGGCTTGTTTTAAGACTGAATCTAGTGATTCTGTAGCAATTGCACGACGCTGTTTCCTAGAAATACAGCAATTGATAACCTGCAACTGCTGATACAACAGACGGCAATTTAAATCTGGAACTTCATCAGCAGGAATGCCAGCAATATGTTGTCCTTCACACCATAATCTTCTCAACTGCACACCAAAAGTTCAGAAAGAATTGGCAGTGAAATAAACATATGAAGATAACGTTTCTAGCAAGATAATAAGAAACCTATATGGATCACAGAACCGTTTCACCTAATCGATCGTGGTGAAGTCAACAATGGATTCGGCGGATCATCCACAGCTAACTCAAAAAAGGCATAGGCAAGCTACGAAGAAAACCACAATGTATACGGCAGTTGGCAATTATGGCCTAATTATATACAAATGGGTCAATTTAGGTAATGTTTTATGGGTCAAATGGATGGATTAAGGCGAAAAGATATAACTGAAGAGAAAAGAGGTCAAACAAATGGAAAGTCATCCGAAAGACATTGAAATGCATAAAACCTTTTGTATCAGTGTATTGTTTCACTAAGAAAAAAACACAGATTAACCATAGTAACAAATTAGAATTTTACTTGTATTTAAACATTAAGTCTACATACTATCGCAGCAAAAAAATCAGATCTATCGTTGATTCACATTGAATACCGATAATCTGGAAAATTCACACACCAACACACACTTTTGACAGTAAGGAAAAACGAAATTCATATATTGATCAAAAAAAACATCTCAAGAACAAAACTTGAATCCCTATTTATAGAGGGAAATTATAACAATGCAAATTGAAAtaactaataaactaaaaaaactgAATTGTCATGATAATGATATCAATATTCACCTCCCTAATTATTCAAAAAACCCCCAAAATTTATTGTGAACAAAGAAACCGAATAGTCCCACATCATGATCTCTAATTTTTCCGAAATCTACCTAGGATCTACCTACTTGCACTGTAGATCCGCCCCTACATGCAACTATCTTTTGATGGAGCATATCACTGAAGAAACAACATGTAGCGATCCAGTAACCACTATAAGACCTGGTTCACCACTGTCCTTTGATCGAAGAATCTCATCTCCAATCCTCATCGATTTCATCAATGAACTACTAGTGGAAAGTAAAATTCCGTCATTCACTTTCTCAGCAGACCTAACTGATCGATTTTTGAGCAATTCACTATATTCTTCGACCCCAACCTCAGAAAATCTAATACCCAACTCATTAGAAGCTTGGATCCAACGGTCTCTTAGTAACGACAAAGACGCAGTCCTATAACGGTCCCCGGCGATGCTAACTTCTGTCAAGAATATAGCTTCCAATTGCTTCACTGCAACAAGTTGACAACATATTAGTATCAAACGCTTAAGGTTCTAGCTTATAACATACCATATTATCCCTTCTAATTGAGGGATATTTTGCATGTGGCAAAATGGGAGGGTCAAGTGGGATGGGTATAGCCTTTACTACTTCTTAGATTTTACATATCAGATTAAAACTTTTGAGCCTGTACCtctttttagatttaatatataggttttaggtaaaataaaacaagttttaaagttttaaagtaaaacaaataaaacaataagtttataTTCAccgaaaatcaccgtgcatcattaaaaattgttttgtatcaattgtttcgtgaatcttcgtgcatcaatctaatcatgatctaagggtcaagatcttgtcttatttattttactttaatacttattttacaatacccaaccccttaATATATAACCAATATTCACAAAAGTTTCTATTCAACGATGAGCAGTTGTTTAtgaataaaaaagttttaatagtCTGCAGATACTTTCATACACCGTTAACAATTTTTGAAAGGTTCGCCCATTAGCAAACAATTGTAACCCAAATTGACCCACAGGATTGCAAATGCCCCTCTAAGACTAATAAAATGTAAGGTGATCAAAGAACCGTACCTGCAAGTAATTCTTTGGCAAATGCTTGATGGTCTTTGTCCGTTGCCATAGAAATCACAAAAACTAATTTTGCCTCTGgatatgttatctgaatcatgTCGACCAAAGCCTTGGCAGATTCTTTGGTATGAGCTGAAATTCGTTTTACAAAAGAAGTGAACTGTTTAGTCAACAATTTAAACCAAATGAGATGAATACCTCAGATCATAATTAGTTAGGACCTCCATCTAGTAGTATAGTAGCTCCAGGAAGTCCTAATGCCTCAGATTCTAGTGATGTTAAAAATTGACTTCTTCCCATCAACTGTGTACGTTCTAGACCAGTACGAATTGATCCATCAGATATTCTCCATCCTGAAATAAAACAAATGGAAGTTACAGCTAGATAAGAAGGAAGACCTAGACCAAAAGTCAACAAAGTTATGTAAGGTAATGAAATACTAGTCTCTTGATCAGCGATGGCAATTTTGACCAATTCACCTAACTGAGCTAATTCAGGTTATGACTTATGATTAATATCCACCCAGTCAAACAGGTTAAGCTGAAGGATGTAGCTAAGAAAGAaactagtcagaaaaatcaaTTAGCTGAAAGTCATTCAAAAAGTATTCAATATGCATAAAACCTCTATAAAAataatcattgttattattattattagggaaaATTCAAGATGAATTGGTCAAAATTTACTCCAAAATAATATTAACCTTTATTAAAGATTAGTAATGTAATAATGCTAATTCGCAATCCTATGCAGCACAATAAgtatatattaaactaaaaaatagataaacacTTATCAGCATTTTGCCAGATTTACTCCTGATATTGAATGGGTGTATGAGCTAAATAAAGGCTTAGAATTGAAGTACCTTGATCACGAAGGCAGAGTGCAGCACATGTGGCGGTTGCAGCATTTTGAAGTTGATGGAGTCCCAGCAGAGACAATTTTACATCGTAGAGCTTAATAAACTACAAAGTTTATAGGTCAGGGTTCACAATTGAAGTGATGATATAGCATATTTAGGAGACAATAACAATTAAGTATGGTACAAGGAAAGATTAAGGTGCATACTAGTTGCAAGTCTGTCTCAATGTCAAGCATGATGTCAGAGACTTGGCAAGGACTGCCAGAGAcattactaatttttttaatgatacttCTATTTCCAGCATCAGATGCGGGTATTACTGGAGAACACATTGAAGATGCTTTATTGCGAAAAATGAGCTCAATGTGGGGAGGATAAGGCCCACCTAGAACCACCTGAAATTATCACACTTAGCAAGGTCAGACTTACAAGACCTGTCCCCGAATGTAATCCTAGTCAGATTATATGGTTTACAAATTATGCCTAACTTTACCATTATATTGTtcataaaactaataaaaagcGAGACTATTTGTTACTGAAACATATTGAAACCATATTTAAAAAGTGCTACTGTAATACCACCTAAAACAATATTCATTCATGTGAACTGGGGGAAACCACCTAACTGGGCAGCCATGTTTAATAATGCCGGACTTTGCAACTGCAATACTCTCCAAGGAGCCTCCTAGTGCAGCCAAATGTTCCTTGCCAATCGTTGTTATGACAGAAACGGCAAGATCTGAGCTCGAGATTATGTTTGTTGCATCACGAGCACCACCCAAGCCAGCCTTTAAATGGAAAGACAAAGTACAGTGaggaaataatatataacaattcaaGAAGGGTGTTTGTAGATCAAAGAAGACATCGACCTCGATAACTGCAATGTCCACATTTTCTTCAGCAAATAGATTGAACGCCACAGCAGTGAGAACCTATGTCATGAGGGCCAGATAAgatattacatttattgaaCTTCGATATCACAAGTAAATAAGTTCTAAATATGTTTACACCCAACAAAAGGGATACCTCAAAATGACTAAGATGGCCCATCTCAATTTGCACGGCCTGATCAAGAACAACTTTTATCTTTTGGAACAAGGAATTAAGTGCGCTGGCTGATACCGGGTCACCTAGTCTTCCTACCGTTATACGTTCTCTTATGGTCTTGATATGTGGACTACTCGAAGTATAGGAACCGCACGGTTAATAGCAAACTTAACTTATCATGTAGGTAGAAACAATACCCATCAATTATTCTAATCAACGAATAATAATACCTAGTATAGCATCCAACAGAATAGCCTTGAGCACGTAAAATATTCGACAAAAATGCAGCAGTTGAACCTTTTCCTTTGGTCCCAGCAATATGAATGGACTACGTAAATGATATCAAAAGGCTCGTCTTAAAATAACTATCAAGGTAAAActaaatagtaaaatattttAACTAAAGCAAATAAAAACACAGACCTTGTAATTAGACTGAGGGTTTCCAAGTGATTGCATAAGCCGCCTCATTCTTCCAAGATCAAAACCATCATCGGAATCGGTACCAGCACCTTGAGGAACACCAGATTTCTCGTGGTTTTTCAGATTATTCAAATAATCATTAAATTCCTTCAGTTCCGACTCCTCGTTCTCTGACGTCAGTCCTGACAAGGAACGCTTGAGCCCTATACCGTTCAGACATCttctgccaccaccaccaccagcagcagGGGGAATTAAAGACTTGTGTCCCAAGTGGAGATTGCCAACAATCCAGGAGAACCTCCTCATCCGCTATTTAATCAGTTAAATGTTTCTGGTAACCCACATACCGTTACGGGGTATTTATTAAAAAACGAATTCTAACTATCTTTAATAAATACCTTAAATCAAAAATAGAGTAATCTAGAtcctttataaaatttatttcttATTTCTCTACCCTTAAAtcaaaatgatgacatcattatTGACTCAacatataatcaaatattattttaatccTTCCACTATGaataaaatgtttaaacaatacatattaataattaatattctaCTAATCATATCAATTTAATATGTCTAACATTTTAGATACCCTTTTTGATTCACATCATCAtctatctttcttttaattttattttgattttcttataaatcttcttatagattattattatttataaaaaaaatacgttTTTTTGATTTGTTACAAATAATGATTGTTTCAAAAAGCTATGTCGATCCATGTTATAACTTTTTTgataattgattttttaataagtatTAGCATTTATATTTGTAGTTGCTTAACTTGTGTCAAGTAATATTATGATTCATCTTccattatagtttatttttcgtATTTGATTTACTTACAAATAACTAATAGCAAATAATTTTGTATTGtatggtttaaattaaccttatgTTATGAAGTATAACTAAACACATGATAATATATGATTAAGGttgaaatataaggttgttattGTTTATAGTGAATCATTTGAATGAGCTAGTAGGAATTGAAATATTGTGACAAACAGTTATTACcgtgatatgaaaaatgtatgagTATTATACATCAACTACATATTAGCATAATAAAGATTACATAGTTGCTTCCATATCactatatacaatatcataGCTGATGAAGTTTTGTGCGATAGGATGGTTGACATCGATGCATTCAAGGAATCTTGAAATATCtgggttaaaattgtcttaCTTTGGAAGCAGACGTATACGTACAACAAAAAAATTGTCTCATTCGAGCCCCTCTTTAATGAAGGAGGCGTTAAGGAAATCAATAACTTCGTTATAGATTCAATGAAGGAGATTACATGCTTGTGGATCATAGACATAAAATCAGCTTCTACAAAACCACTACTATTTGTGTATCCAATTATTTTGTGGATACCGTGAAtccttataactttttatactatACGTAGTTTACTACCTCCATGCATTGGATCAAccgttttagtttttaattcaCTGGAAAAAGACGTGTGTTGTAATATTTGTCAGATGGATGGGAAACCAATGTCAAACCTTAATCTTtgaaaattaccattttaccctttataaattaatttacatcaccAATCCATTGTCTTCAAAAATATCTCCACTACCTTTTTACATCACttacattaaatcaattatttacatcaaccaccaacaacagttcgtcaccaccaccagtcgTCGTTACCATCAAaccgccgccgcatcgcgcgggtacaatgctagtatttATAGTATAgttgatttatgaaaaaatcaaacggtttattttcattattcttattttatttattgttttgtaaattttaatagcttttaagtatttattataccactatgttaactttttatagatttaaatttttttcgcGTTTCACGCGAGTtataatctagttaaattatGACCTGGGACAAAATCAGGGGTAGacttagaaaagagaattagtgaataacagtttttaaaaaaaagtttaggctcatttttaggaggattaatcattttacttgcaaataataaatataacaagaGATTGAGGGTTGTAGAAAAATattctttagttttttatttttaattttttgaaaaaagaagaggtttttattttttaaaaaacaaataaaagttttgaaaacttgttcatattataaaactagaaaacatgttaaagATATAAGAAGAGACAATagaatgaaatggaaaatagaaatgtaaaatggaaaaaaaaatgttttcaagtttcttattaaaaagtgtaaaacattatttattattttggaaaatattcttaaaaaaactatgattagaaCACATTTTCtgtattttatgttatattgaAAAACAATGGGTGTTTTCTTGTTTTCATTTAACCTGATAAATCATCATGTTGTTTGGTGTGCACAGTGCACTCCAAATCTTTCGACCAACTCACATTTTAGGTCGTGTTTGATTCACAtgatttgatggaatctgatggaattggaattgaatttcattccttagcgtgtttggttggttaaagatggatgaatcacattccgttggaatgtaaacattctcTCATCTGATGTTCATTCCTTGGGATGAGGGGAGAAATTTCATTCCGTCCGTCACCttccctcacttgaatcttcaaaaaaatcaaaaacattccatcaaatttcattccttcagattTCATCTCTTCtcaaaacattatgtgaaccaaactcGCCTTTAATCTCAGGCATAATAATTTTGGGCTTAATGTCCACAGGGGTCTTCAATATGTGGGCTGCGCACCCATTCTTCTTTCCTCATCATTTTATACTCTATAGTGATAAGCCCATATCCAATCTAGCAATATTTAACAATTTCAGTAGAACTATgtgtttatcattttttttctttaataattgCAGTACAACGTTGAAAGCTATTACATTTGCAGGAACTATCACAACTTAGATTTGTATTGTGCATGCGCTATTTCAAAAAGAACGCCAAAAATCTATTTTACTACTGGCAAAAAAATTATGTCGCAAAGTGTTTGCTTCCATCTGCTAGAGTTTTTAGATTTCAACATATATTCTCTAACAAACATTTTtataactaatactttctaacatatatttactaacacttgttcctaacatatattttctataacgaacatatattttatataacattaa harbors:
- the LOC122602959 gene encoding dihydrofolate synthetase-like translates to MRRFSWIVGNLHLGHKSLIPPAAGGGGGRRCLNGIGLKRSLSGLTSENEESELKEFNDYLNNLKNHEKSGVPQGAGTDSDDGFDLGRMRRLMQSLGNPQSNYKSIHIAGTKGKGSTAAFLSNILRAQGYSVGCYTSPHIKTIRERITVGRLGDPVSASALNSLFQKIKVVLDQAVQIEMGHLSHFEVLTAVAFNLFAEENVDIAVIEAGLGGARDATNIISSSDLAVSVITTIGKEHLAALGGSLESIAVAKSGIIKHGCPVVLGGPYPPHIELIFRNKASSMCSPVIPASDAGNRSIIKKISNVSGSPCQVSDIMLDIETDLQLFIKLYDVKLSLLGLHQLQNAATATCAALCLRDQGWRISDGSIRTGLERTQLMGRSQFLTSLESEALGLPGATILLDGAHTKESAKALVDMIQITYPEAKLVFVISMATDKDHQAFAKELLAVKQLEAIFLTEVSIAGDRYRTASLSLLRDRWIQASNELGIRFSEVGVEEYSELLKNRSVRSAEKVNDGILLSTSSSLMKSMRIGDEILRSKDSGEPGLIVVTGSLHVVSSVICSIKR